The genomic window TTTGTACCTTTTATAGCTGGCGCATAGCTAAAGCAAAGTTCATCTGAAGGTTGTTGACGTAGACGCTGCGTAGTCACTTGATTGCGCAGCGTTCAAAATTGGAAAACGGGAGGTTAACGGAGGCGGAACCTTGTACATGTCCCGTTCCGCCTCTGGCAGTGGGCTCGTAACTCGGTCACGATCACGACGTGACAGAAACATCCGTGATCTTGGCGCTGGTGGTCATCACGGCCCTAGCCTTCGATTTCACCAACGGGTTCCATGACACCGCCAACGCGATGGCGACCTCCATCGCGACAAAGGCGCTCCGGCCCAAGACAGCCGTGGCCCTGTCGGGCGTCCTGAACCTCGTCGGGGCCTTCCTCTCGGTGGAAGTCGCACTGACCGTCACCAACGCCGTGGTCAAGATCCAGGACAAGAGCGGCGCCCCCAAGGCGGAACTCCTCGCCGACGGCGGCAGCACCCTGCTGCTGATCATCCTGGCCGGCCTGGTCGGTGGCATCGTCTGGAACCTGCTGACCTGGCTCCTCGGGCTACCGTCCAGTTCCTCCCACGCCCTCTTCGGCGGCCTCGTCGGCGCCACCCTCGCCGGCCTCGGCGTCGCGGGCGTCAACTGGAACGGCGACGGCTCCAAGCTCGACGGCGTGGTCGGCAAAGTCCTGCTCCCCGCCCTCATCTCCCCAGTCATCGCCGGTGCCGTCGCCGCCCTCGGCACCTGGGTGATCTTCAAGATCACCGCCGGAGTCGCAGCCCGGTTCACCGACAAAGGCTTCCGCTGGGGCCAGATCGGCAGCGCCTCGCTGGTCTCCCTGGCGCACGGCACCAACGACGCGCAGAAGACGATGGGCGTCATCACGCTCGCCCTCATCGCCAGCGGGCACTGGAACGACCTGGAGAACATCCCCCTCTGGGTGAAGGTCTCCGCCGCCCTCGCCATCGCGCTCGGCACCTACCTCGGCGGCTGGCGCATCATCCGCACCCTCGGCAAGGGCATCACCGACATCGTCCCGCCGCAGGGCACCGCCGCGCAGTCCGGCGCCGCCGCTGTCATCCTCGCGTCCAGCCACCTCGGCTTCGCACTCTCCACCACCCACGTCGCCACCGGCTCGGTCATCGGCTCCGGCCTCGGCCGCCCCGGCGCCACCGTCCGCTGGGGCGTCGCCGGCCGGATGGTCCTCGCCTG from Actinoplanes derwentensis includes these protein-coding regions:
- a CDS encoding inorganic phosphate transporter translates to MTETSVILALVVITALAFDFTNGFHDTANAMATSIATKALRPKTAVALSGVLNLVGAFLSVEVALTVTNAVVKIQDKSGAPKAELLADGGSTLLLIILAGLVGGIVWNLLTWLLGLPSSSSHALFGGLVGATLAGLGVAGVNWNGDGSKLDGVVGKVLLPALISPVIAGAVAALGTWVIFKITAGVAARFTDKGFRWGQIGSASLVSLAHGTNDAQKTMGVITLALIASGHWNDLENIPLWVKVSAALAIALGTYLGGWRIIRTLGKGITDIVPPQGTAAQSGAAAVILASSHLGFALSTTHVATGSVIGSGLGRPGATVRWGVAGRMVLAWMITLPAAGIVGAAMYWIGDTVGGTAGALVVVTLLVLASIAMYLRSRNGRVDHENVNDDWDGTPAPAAATTPSVPAVVAN